One stretch of Clavibacter californiensis DNA includes these proteins:
- a CDS encoding ferredoxin reductase family protein has translation MTATHRPPAPPTTSAPAPTPVDRARAHRRRLRAADLLVTACGVSVAAAVALYLSAGGAAAVTDVGSAVTAAGILAGLVGTDLILLMIVLAARIPWIDRTVGLDTAMALHRRLGKPALYLILAHGALLTVGYALADGVTIWQEALSLYSGGDLLLALLGSALLVLVVVTSLVAVRRRFPYEAWHLIHLLSYAAVLVAVPHQLSAGQVLAESTPQRVYWIALYVLAFGAVAWFRILVPVVATLRHRMRVDAVEVIAPGVSSLHLRGRDLTRLGVVGGQYAIWRFWSRGTWWHAHPISFSAVPTDTAARITVRALGSGTAGLARLRPGTAVSLEGPYGIFTDVVRIAPRLAIVAAGIGVTPARALLEHGGLRPGEATVLLRATDQTQTYLWAETDALVRRGGGTLAGMVGPRPAGAATWLSAESAARGVTITTALPHLLESDLFVCGPTAWAELVVRDARAAGLPEERIHVERFDR, from the coding sequence GTGACCGCCACGCACCGGCCCCCCGCCCCGCCGACGACGAGCGCGCCCGCGCCGACGCCCGTCGACCGCGCACGCGCGCACCGGCGCAGGCTCCGGGCCGCCGACCTGCTCGTCACCGCGTGCGGGGTGTCGGTCGCCGCCGCCGTCGCGCTGTACCTCTCCGCGGGCGGAGCGGCCGCCGTCACCGACGTCGGCTCAGCGGTCACCGCGGCGGGCATCCTCGCGGGCCTCGTCGGCACGGACCTGATCCTGCTGATGATCGTGCTGGCCGCCCGCATCCCGTGGATCGACCGCACCGTCGGACTCGACACCGCGATGGCCCTGCACCGGCGCCTCGGCAAGCCCGCGCTCTACCTGATCCTCGCCCACGGTGCCCTGCTGACGGTCGGCTACGCCCTCGCCGACGGCGTCACCATATGGCAGGAGGCGCTCTCGCTGTACTCCGGCGGCGACCTGCTGCTCGCGCTCCTCGGCAGCGCGCTGCTCGTGCTCGTGGTGGTCACGTCGCTGGTCGCCGTGCGGCGCCGCTTCCCCTACGAGGCGTGGCACCTCATCCACCTGCTCAGCTACGCGGCCGTGCTCGTGGCCGTGCCGCATCAGCTGTCCGCCGGGCAGGTGCTGGCCGAGAGCACCCCGCAGCGCGTCTACTGGATCGCCCTCTACGTGCTGGCCTTCGGCGCCGTCGCCTGGTTCCGGATCCTCGTCCCCGTCGTCGCGACGCTGCGCCACCGCATGCGCGTCGACGCCGTCGAGGTCATCGCACCCGGGGTCTCCTCCCTCCACCTCCGCGGCCGCGACCTCACCCGCCTCGGCGTCGTCGGCGGGCAGTACGCGATCTGGCGGTTCTGGAGCCGCGGCACCTGGTGGCACGCGCACCCGATCTCCTTCTCAGCGGTGCCCACCGACACGGCGGCGCGGATCACCGTCCGCGCGCTGGGGTCCGGGACCGCGGGGCTCGCGCGCCTCCGGCCCGGGACGGCGGTGTCGCTCGAGGGCCCGTACGGGATCTTCACGGACGTCGTCCGCATCGCTCCCCGTCTCGCGATCGTCGCGGCCGGCATCGGCGTGACCCCCGCGCGGGCGCTGCTGGAGCACGGCGGGCTGCGGCCCGGCGAGGCGACCGTCCTCCTGCGCGCGACGGACCAGACGCAGACCTACCTGTGGGCCGAGACGGACGCGCTGGTGCGCCGCGGCGGCGGGACGCTCGCCGGCATGGTCGGGCCGCGTCCCGCGGGAGCGGCCACGTGGCTGTCGGCGGAGTCCGCCGCCCGCGGCGTGACGATCACCACCGCGCTGCCCCACCTG
- a CDS encoding COG4705 family protein, whose product MTHLATRTPARYAASTVPAATGLFWILKVLTTGMGETASDFLATAFDPVIVVGATGLAFLGALALQFRVGRYVPVVYWLSVLLVSVFGTMVADVLHVVVGVPYAVATAAFALALAAVFVAWWRVEGTLSIHAITTPRRALLYWLAVSGTFALGTAAGDLTASTLGLGYLPSAILFAIVIAVPAAAYRLGRLGPVSAFWCAYVVTRPLGASICDWLADPAAKRGLGLGTGPVTLAALALFLVLVAVAALRRRGGRAAAVAST is encoded by the coding sequence ATGACGCACCTCGCGACCCGGACGCCCGCCCGCTACGCCGCCTCGACCGTCCCCGCGGCCACCGGCCTGTTCTGGATCCTCAAGGTGCTCACCACCGGGATGGGCGAGACCGCGTCCGACTTCCTCGCGACCGCGTTCGACCCGGTGATCGTGGTCGGGGCGACCGGCCTCGCGTTCCTCGGGGCGCTGGCCCTGCAGTTCCGCGTGGGCCGATACGTGCCCGTCGTCTACTGGCTGTCGGTGCTGCTCGTCAGCGTGTTCGGGACCATGGTCGCCGACGTGCTGCACGTGGTCGTCGGGGTGCCGTACGCGGTGGCGACGGCGGCGTTCGCGCTGGCCCTCGCCGCGGTGTTCGTCGCCTGGTGGCGGGTGGAGGGCACGTTGTCGATCCACGCGATCACGACTCCCCGCCGGGCCCTCCTCTACTGGCTGGCCGTCTCGGGGACGTTCGCGCTCGGCACGGCGGCGGGCGACCTCACGGCGTCGACGCTCGGTCTCGGGTACCTGCCGTCGGCGATCCTCTTCGCGATCGTCATCGCGGTGCCCGCGGCCGCGTACCGCCTCGGCCGGCTCGGGCCGGTGTCGGCGTTCTGGTGCGCGTACGTGGTCACGCGTCCGCTCGGGGCGTCGATCTGCGACTGGCTCGCCGACCCGGCCGCGAAGCGCGGTCTCGGCCTCGGCACGGGCCCGGTGACGCTCGCGGCCCTTGCGCTGTTCCTGGTGCTCGTGGCGGTCGCGGCGCTCAGGCGTCGGGGTGGGCGCGCCGCCGCTGTCGCCAGTACGTGA
- a CDS encoding DedA family protein → MIDPQALLDGAGPWAVALVCLIAFVETGLLIGFFLPGDTLLFFTGVFVSTGVIGLPVPVVILLVAVAAFLGDQLGFVIGRSTGPRIFERKDSGLFSRASVARTQGFFDRFGGWAVTVARFVPVVRTFAPVAAGVGRMRYAHFVGFNALGAAVWSTAIILLGFLLGRIPGVADFVGEYIDVVLIGIVVISVGGIALTYWRQRRRAHPDA, encoded by the coding sequence ATGATCGACCCCCAAGCCCTGCTCGACGGCGCCGGTCCCTGGGCCGTCGCGCTCGTCTGCCTCATCGCGTTCGTGGAGACGGGCCTGCTGATCGGGTTCTTCCTGCCCGGGGACACGCTCCTGTTCTTCACGGGCGTGTTCGTCTCGACCGGCGTCATCGGGCTGCCCGTGCCGGTGGTGATCCTCCTCGTCGCCGTCGCCGCGTTCCTCGGCGACCAGCTGGGCTTCGTCATCGGTCGCAGCACCGGGCCGCGGATCTTCGAACGCAAGGACAGCGGACTCTTCAGCCGCGCGAGCGTGGCCCGCACGCAAGGGTTCTTCGACCGCTTCGGCGGCTGGGCCGTCACCGTCGCCCGGTTCGTGCCCGTGGTCCGGACGTTCGCGCCCGTCGCGGCCGGCGTCGGGAGGATGCGGTACGCGCACTTCGTCGGGTTCAACGCGCTCGGCGCGGCCGTGTGGTCGACGGCGATCATCCTGCTCGGCTTCCTCCTCGGCCGGATCCCCGGCGTCGCCGACTTCGTGGGGGAGTACATCGACGTCGTGCTCATCGGGATCGTGGTGATCAGCGTGGGCGGCATCGCCCTCACGTACTGGCGACAGCGGCGGCGCGCCCACCCCGACGCCTGA
- a CDS encoding sensor histidine kinase produces the protein MRWRRLGVRVRITLGSLAIAVAFFGVVAVVVRTQLDHVLDASTLELVRRRASATAIEESRATEEQVVHGISATLLVAMVVLVVGFAATSWVLVGLALRPVGRMRATADRLRRGRSSELLPVSPADDELSGLASTLNALIADLRESAERERQLVADASHELRTPLAALRTRLELSDRVRGDPDALHADIVDARRSVDRLQELTDGLLLLSRIDAGASAGSADADALREELADAVDRARMVARSRDLAIEFHLPPTADRIPGATPARYGIASADLGRILDNLLGNAVRATPDGGAIVATLAEDADGLHVSVVDDGPGMPEGFHQVATQRFTRPDAARSGSGGAGLGLAIVDGLTRAAGGTLRLRDLSPHGLAAEMHLPPTRTREDRP, from the coding sequence GTGAGGTGGCGCCGGCTCGGCGTCCGCGTCCGCATCACCCTCGGGAGCCTCGCCATCGCGGTGGCGTTCTTCGGCGTCGTCGCGGTCGTGGTGCGCACGCAGCTCGACCACGTCCTCGATGCCTCCACCCTGGAGCTCGTCCGCCGCCGGGCGTCGGCGACGGCGATCGAGGAGAGCCGGGCCACGGAGGAGCAGGTCGTCCACGGCATCAGCGCGACGCTCCTGGTCGCGATGGTCGTGCTCGTGGTCGGCTTCGCCGCGACCTCGTGGGTGCTCGTGGGCCTGGCGCTGCGACCGGTCGGGCGGATGCGCGCCACGGCCGACCGGCTGCGACGCGGGCGATCGTCGGAGCTGCTCCCCGTGAGCCCCGCGGACGACGAGCTGTCCGGCCTCGCCTCCACCCTCAACGCGCTCATCGCGGATCTGCGCGAGTCCGCCGAGCGCGAGCGCCAGCTCGTCGCGGACGCCAGCCACGAGCTCCGCACCCCGCTGGCGGCGCTCCGCACGCGGCTCGAGCTCAGCGACCGGGTGCGCGGCGACCCGGATGCGCTGCACGCCGACATCGTGGACGCCCGCCGGTCCGTCGACCGGCTCCAGGAGCTCACCGACGGCCTGCTGCTCCTCTCCCGGATCGACGCGGGCGCGTCGGCGGGCAGCGCCGACGCCGACGCCCTGCGGGAGGAGCTCGCCGACGCCGTCGACCGGGCGCGCATGGTCGCCCGGTCGCGCGACCTCGCCATCGAGTTCCATCTCCCGCCGACCGCCGACCGGATCCCCGGCGCGACCCCGGCGCGCTACGGGATCGCCTCGGCCGACCTCGGCAGGATCCTCGACAACCTCCTCGGCAACGCCGTGCGGGCCACCCCGGACGGCGGCGCGATCGTCGCGACGCTCGCCGAGGACGCCGACGGCCTGCACGTCTCGGTCGTCGACGACGGCCCGGGCATGCCGGAGGGGTTCCACCAGGTGGCCACCCAGCGGTTCACCCGCCCGGACGCGGCGCGCAGCGGGTCGGGCGGCGCCGGACTCGGCCTCGCCATCGTCGACGGCCTCACCCGCGCCGCCGGCGGCACCCTGCGCCTCCGCGACCTGTCCCCGCACGGCCTCGCCGCGGAGATGCACCTGCCCCCGACCCGAACCCGTGAGGACCGCCCATGA